The Shewanella japonica genome has a window encoding:
- a CDS encoding cytochrome c3 family protein, whose product MKLFTPLFTVLFSCAIAFSAQAKDQRDYHEMVYDSGCKTCHDQGMKAFPSDEACLQCHDMGELAKQTQRKGHEAAQNPHDSMHYGQEAPCMECHGEHTTKQAICMDCHNFDYPKFK is encoded by the coding sequence ATGAAATTGTTCACTCCCTTATTCACTGTGTTGTTTAGCTGCGCAATTGCTTTTTCAGCACAAGCTAAAGATCAGCGAGATTACCATGAAATGGTGTATGACTCTGGTTGTAAAACTTGTCATGACCAAGGTATGAAGGCATTCCCATCTGACGAAGCTTGTTTGCAGTGTCATGACATGGGCGAACTGGCAAAACAAACCCAGCGCAAAGGGCATGAAGCCGCGCAAAACCCGCATGACAGTATGCATTACGGCCAAGAAGCGCCGTGTATGGAGTGTCATGGAGAGCACACAACGAAGCAAGCCATATGTATGGATTGCCATAACTTTGATTATCCAAAATTTAAGTAA
- a CDS encoding DUF3299 domain-containing protein, with translation MMKKLTLVLIVLLVAPQVFAEEAVSILWGHLAPNSADTAVEINVNQELDGKNVIIPGFIVPLDGQGKSHTKNFLLTPQQGACFHKPPSPPNQLIHVVFNEPIAIPEMEQPIYIAGKLTIKSAQSGFAKTGYLLEGVEAIDYPKQVPISASAHAHQH, from the coding sequence ATGATGAAAAAATTAACTTTAGTTTTAATCGTATTGTTGGTCGCACCTCAAGTTTTTGCTGAGGAAGCGGTGTCGATTCTTTGGGGGCATCTTGCGCCTAATAGCGCTGATACGGCTGTTGAAATCAATGTAAACCAAGAGCTTGACGGTAAGAATGTAATTATTCCAGGTTTTATTGTGCCATTAGATGGACAAGGAAAAAGCCACACAAAAAACTTTTTACTCACCCCGCAACAAGGGGCGTGCTTTCATAAACCGCCATCACCACCTAATCAACTTATTCACGTAGTGTTTAATGAGCCTATTGCTATTCCTGAAATGGAGCAGCCTATTTATATTGCAGGTAAGTTGACCATTAAAAGTGCTCAATCTGGTTTTGCGAAAACAGGTTACTTACTCGAAGGCGTAGAAGCTATTGATTACCCCAAACAAGTTCCAATTTCAGCTTCAGCACATGCGCATCAACATTAA
- a CDS encoding cupin domain-containing protein, with protein sequence MKNVIALSAIVLSGCAYASEKPADQPWHNEKPTLSTINAPTKVMPMVCKQEQAMAYLKELQSGEKDINTVKSNDHGGKGANDSGWLTWRVEDPSNLIPCPEGGAGATEVGMCWKELNDEPTVIGLVRVAPGTAAPHYHREMECYFGLSGQGLTWAQERMQPFGAGDYIEIPSKAIHYTPNTYDDQDLIYMYWFPLDGKFSTFKYQWPQDVGPGEQLMFDFVPYTNSKLVRSGNGGYGWDVVQKSK encoded by the coding sequence ATGAAAAATGTAATAGCACTTTCGGCCATTGTACTTTCAGGTTGCGCGTATGCATCAGAGAAGCCTGCAGATCAGCCTTGGCATAATGAAAAACCAACACTTTCAACGATTAATGCACCAACGAAAGTGATGCCGATGGTCTGTAAGCAAGAACAGGCAATGGCGTACCTTAAAGAGTTACAAAGCGGTGAAAAAGATATTAACACCGTTAAATCAAATGATCATGGTGGTAAAGGTGCAAACGACTCTGGTTGGTTAACTTGGAGAGTAGAAGATCCAAGCAACTTAATTCCTTGTCCAGAAGGAGGGGCGGGTGCAACTGAAGTCGGTATGTGTTGGAAAGAATTAAATGATGAGCCTACCGTTATCGGTTTAGTTCGTGTTGCACCAGGCACTGCAGCGCCGCATTATCATCGTGAAATGGAATGTTACTTCGGCTTAAGTGGCCAAGGTTTGACATGGGCACAAGAACGCATGCAACCATTTGGTGCTGGTGATTACATTGAAATTCCTAGTAAAGCGATTCACTACACTCCAAACACTTACGATGACCAAGATTTAATTTACATGTACTGGTTCCCGTTAGATGGCAAATTCTCAACCTTTAAATACCAGTGGCCTCAAGATGTTGGCCCAGGTGAGCAGTTGATGTTTGATTTTGTACCTTACACCAATTCTAAGCTTGTGCGCTCAGGTAACGGTGGTTACGGCTGGGATGTGGTTCAAAAATCTAAATAA
- a CDS encoding MFS transporter has protein sequence MTIITHDNVENNIVTPVVGLTFFAVASGFLMSLIPLSVTHFDIDLSLIPWLASVFYFGLLVGATCIQRVIKRLGHRRSFISFLTLVALTVVVMILVPHQVTWLVARFVAGMAVAGVFVVVESWLLMANCSKQRAKRLGLYMAALYGGSAVGQLAISVFGTDGIQPYLCVLLLLFMATLAPILIRSGQPHSHDQQSISRKEIRHINRPAIIGCMVSGLLLGPIYGLMPSYLTHISVFAEHTGLLMASIIMGGMLVQPIASAMSTRMSKSLLMAIFCMLGCLAVMGVLESSTLVMMGFSLLLLGASSFALYPIAITLACDHLPTEKMVSATEMMLLCYSVGSVLGPLLATTFTEVGNGLIMYLGVCLITTCIYMLMKSAETISSGQKPIAG, from the coding sequence TTGACGATAATCACGCATGATAATGTTGAAAATAACATTGTTACCCCTGTAGTTGGTTTAACTTTTTTCGCGGTGGCTTCAGGCTTTTTAATGAGCCTAATTCCTTTATCTGTGACCCATTTTGATATCGATTTATCATTAATACCTTGGCTCGCCAGTGTGTTTTATTTTGGTCTATTGGTTGGTGCTACCTGTATTCAACGAGTGATTAAACGACTTGGACATAGGCGATCTTTCATCTCTTTTTTGACTCTGGTGGCGCTGACTGTTGTTGTTATGATATTGGTGCCACATCAAGTGACTTGGTTAGTCGCTCGTTTTGTTGCTGGCATGGCAGTAGCAGGTGTATTTGTAGTCGTAGAGTCTTGGTTGTTAATGGCAAATTGCTCTAAGCAACGTGCTAAGCGGTTAGGGCTATACATGGCGGCTTTGTATGGCGGTAGTGCTGTAGGCCAGTTAGCTATTTCAGTGTTTGGAACCGACGGAATACAGCCATATTTGTGTGTATTGTTACTCTTGTTTATGGCGACATTGGCTCCCATTCTGATTCGTTCTGGCCAGCCCCATAGTCACGATCAACAAAGTATTAGCCGCAAAGAAATCCGTCATATCAACCGACCAGCGATTATTGGCTGTATGGTGTCAGGGTTATTGCTTGGTCCAATTTATGGATTAATGCCATCATATTTAACGCATATCAGTGTTTTTGCAGAGCACACAGGACTGCTAATGGCGAGCATCATTATGGGGGGCATGTTAGTGCAACCCATTGCCAGTGCGATGTCGACTCGAATGAGCAAAAGCTTATTAATGGCGATATTTTGCATGCTAGGTTGTTTAGCGGTTATGGGCGTACTTGAGTCTTCCACGTTAGTAATGATGGGGTTTAGTTTATTGCTATTAGGCGCGAGTAGTTTCGCGCTCTACCCCATCGCCATCACATTGGCATGTGATCATTTACCGACTGAAAAAATGGTATCGGCTACAGAAATGATGCTGCTGTGCTATAGCGTGGGTTCTGTTTTAGGTCCGCTGTTAGCCACAACATTTACCGAAGTCGGAAATGGCTTGATCATGTACCTAGGTGTTTGCTTAATAACAACCTGTATTTATATGTTGATGAAAAGCGCTGAAACCATTTCGTCAGGCCAAAAGCCCATTGCAGGGTAG
- a CDS encoding flavocytochrome c, with translation MQTRRSFLKFGASAAAVGALSPVAAHASSGDIHWDESHEIVIVGSGFAGLAAAVEAGKLGAKDIVIFEKLGVYGGNSTLNAGQACFANTDLQKKLGIKDSVDLMVQDQLKAGRGYASEELLRHSAELGPYVYQLTKDCGCVYRDHIINTGGTSATRSHQVIERSGAGFIRPMLKTARSYGVKTKIRHKFEHLITAKDGTVLGIQVRKGYHFGHEHSGQLINVKAEKGVLIATGGFGANVSFRKALDPNLGEEVGCTNARGATGDGLVAMLSEGAMPVHLSFIQSGPWASPDEGGFGYGAGFSLYNFPHSIAIDRNTGERFMNETADRKTRADLEVQRRDKDGNPNPALLIAPKHEAQKDPSMENVLKYNVAWEFDSVEAIAKHFDLPLNPLKKQVDDWNSFVKTGEDTQFGKRMNMSTGIYLTAPFIVQRLWPKVHYCQGGIQINTKAEVIAAKNGQPIKNLYAAGEVSGGVHGVSRLGGCATPECMAFGVTAARSMMKA, from the coding sequence ATGCAAACAAGACGTTCATTTTTAAAGTTTGGTGCAAGCGCTGCTGCCGTTGGGGCATTATCCCCAGTTGCCGCTCATGCAAGCTCAGGTGATATTCATTGGGATGAATCTCATGAAATAGTCATTGTCGGTTCTGGATTTGCAGGCTTAGCTGCGGCAGTTGAAGCTGGCAAATTAGGGGCAAAGGATATAGTTATTTTTGAAAAGCTAGGTGTTTACGGTGGTAACTCAACACTGAACGCCGGCCAAGCCTGTTTTGCAAATACCGATTTACAAAAAAAGTTAGGTATTAAAGATAGTGTAGACCTGATGGTTCAAGATCAGTTAAAAGCGGGTCGAGGTTATGCGAGTGAAGAACTGCTAAGGCACAGTGCGGAACTTGGTCCTTATGTTTATCAACTCACTAAAGATTGTGGTTGTGTTTATCGAGATCACATCATCAATACAGGTGGTACGAGTGCAACTCGGAGCCATCAAGTTATCGAACGTAGCGGTGCAGGTTTTATTCGACCAATGCTAAAGACGGCTCGCAGCTACGGCGTTAAAACTAAAATTCGCCATAAGTTTGAACACCTTATTACTGCCAAAGACGGCACTGTATTAGGTATTCAAGTGCGCAAAGGCTATCACTTCGGCCACGAACACTCTGGTCAGCTCATTAATGTAAAGGCGGAAAAAGGCGTGCTAATTGCCACAGGTGGTTTTGGTGCAAACGTTTCATTCCGTAAAGCATTAGATCCTAACTTAGGTGAGGAAGTTGGTTGTACCAATGCCCGTGGTGCCACTGGAGATGGCTTAGTTGCCATGCTTTCTGAAGGCGCAATGCCTGTTCATTTAAGCTTTATTCAATCTGGTCCATGGGCATCACCTGACGAAGGTGGCTTTGGCTATGGCGCAGGCTTCTCTTTATATAACTTCCCTCATTCTATTGCGATTGATCGTAACACTGGTGAGCGTTTCATGAATGAAACTGCTGATCGTAAAACGCGCGCCGATTTGGAGGTTCAGCGTCGAGATAAAGATGGTAATCCAAACCCTGCTTTACTTATTGCCCCTAAACATGAGGCGCAAAAAGACCCATCAATGGAAAACGTGCTCAAGTACAACGTTGCTTGGGAGTTTGACAGTGTTGAAGCCATTGCAAAACATTTTGACTTACCACTTAACCCGTTAAAAAAGCAGGTTGATGACTGGAATAGCTTCGTTAAAACAGGTGAAGACACACAGTTTGGCAAGCGGATGAACATGAGCACAGGCATTTACCTCACTGCGCCGTTTATTGTGCAGCGTTTATGGCCAAAAGTGCATTACTGCCAAGGTGGTATTCAAATCAACACTAAAGCAGAGGTTATTGCAGCTAAAAACGGTCAACCGATTAAAAACTTATACGCCGCAGGCGAAGTCTCAGGCGGTGTACATGGCGTTAGCCGGTTAGGAGGTTGTGCGACCCCAGAATGTATGGCGTTTGGTGTCACTGCAGCACGTTCAATGATGAAAGCTTAA
- a CDS encoding TetR/AcrR family transcriptional regulator yields MICPASNIDIIRCNQILNQAEISIKNQGVVSFRFAQIAKDSGCSTNTLYKYFESKEDILVCLFLRNTASTRIPDFIKENPQLSINERAVLSLLFTFELIKRSPIFNILRLVSINSMFWQLASPDKISILKNRVNLFWSCIRNPLDDAVAAGKLSANELELKELTQEMYFFLAGATSSYQSGLMEDCYLTADDATCFRHISRIMNRYNWNQPITQEMMESLAMRISQFLDYGQGKNRTCETCLATGKSQNCKSMQ; encoded by the coding sequence ATGATATGTCCAGCTAGTAATATCGACATAATCCGATGTAATCAAATTTTAAATCAAGCCGAAATATCAATTAAAAATCAAGGTGTTGTTTCATTTAGATTTGCTCAAATAGCAAAGGATTCAGGCTGTTCGACAAATACCTTATATAAGTATTTTGAGTCCAAAGAAGATATATTAGTTTGTTTATTTTTAAGAAATACTGCATCAACTAGAATACCAGACTTTATTAAAGAGAATCCGCAGTTATCAATAAATGAACGAGCGGTACTGTCACTGTTATTTACATTTGAATTAATTAAAAGAAGCCCGATATTTAATATTCTTAGATTAGTTTCAATTAACAGTATGTTTTGGCAGTTAGCCAGCCCAGATAAAATTAGTATTCTAAAGAACCGAGTAAACTTATTTTGGAGTTGTATTAGAAACCCATTAGATGACGCGGTTGCCGCAGGTAAGTTATCGGCAAATGAACTTGAATTAAAAGAGTTAACACAAGAGATGTATTTTTTTCTAGCTGGCGCCACTTCTTCTTATCAAAGCGGCCTAATGGAAGATTGCTATCTAACAGCAGATGATGCGACATGCTTTCGACATATCAGCCGTATCATGAACCGCTACAATTGGAATCAACCCATTACACAAGAAATGATGGAAAGTTTAGCAATGCGGATCAGTCAATTTTTAGATTATGGTCAGGGTAAAAATAGAACTTGTGAAACCTGTCTTGCGACAGGGAAAAGCCAAAATTGTAAAAGTATGCAATAA